In a single window of the Coffea eugenioides isolate CCC68of chromosome 3, Ceug_1.0, whole genome shotgun sequence genome:
- the LOC113766771 gene encoding probable disease resistance protein At5g43730, producing the protein MRSCHGIGLRHLGLLSDSSVQARDIITAIEEKILQHLDLNEQSGPSGKKVVISRALREKSYLLHLDGFSSSIELEDIGIFEEHEHGKVIIEAKDPYLLRNFPFDKAIKLERLPPQDSRKLFDKIIDDETLCEQNTVLADLIVKELGGLPAVITSVAGQLKINKRVQYWEGMIQRLKADIWDNNLLELAGLAGAKLAFDTAYSKLKENDRKCILYAALFPKEFTIPIDILVEYWKAEEFLWCPIPTFSHAQIEGACVLKQLIELNLLEKCFDHHVKMPIISRRLALETPFPGEKNATSFVRSDPEIDGHLKDEEWEMARRVSLIRNQLEELPVSPRCEGMSTLFLQLNPT; encoded by the coding sequence ATGCGCTCCTGCCATGGAATTGGACTACGTCATTTGGGTCTCCTTTCCGATTCATCTGTCCAAGCCAGGGACATCATCACTGCCATAGAAGAGAAAATTCTTCAGCATCTGGACTTAAATGAGCAGAGTGGTCCAAGTGGAAAAAAAGTGGTAATATCTAGAGCACTACGTGAGAAATCATATTTGCTGCATCTTGACGGGTTCTCTTCATCAATTGAGCTTGAAGACATTGGAATCTTTGAAGAACACGAGCATGGGAAAGTCATCATTGAAGCTAAAGATCCATATCTCCTGAGGAATTTTCCATTCGACAAAGCAATCAAATTAGAGAGGTTACCACCCCAAGATTCGAGGAAATTGTTTGATAAGATCATTGATGATGAAACACTTTGTGAACAAAACACAGTTCTAGCTGACTTGATTGTTAAGGAGCTTGGTGGGCTTCCAGCGGTGATCACATCTGTAGCTGGGCAGCTGAAAATTAATAAACGAGTACAATACTGGGAAGGTATGATTCAAAGATTGAAAGCAGATATTTGGGACAATAATCTTCTGGAATTGGCAGGCTTGGCAGGAGCAAAATTGGCTTTTGATACAGCTTATAGTAAATTGAAAGAGAATGATCGAAAGTGCATACTTTATGCAGCATTGTTTCCGAAAGAGTTCACAATTCCCATAGATATTTTGGTCGAATATTGGAAAGCTGAAGAGTTTCTATGGTGTCCTATTCCTACATTCTCTCACGCACAAATAGAAGGAGCATGTGTCCTCAAACAGCTGATAGAGCTTAATCTCTTAGAGAAGTGTTTTGACCACCATGTCAAGATGCCAATAATCTCTAGGAGACTTGCACTTGAAACACCTTTCCCTGGGGAGAAAAATGCAACATCCTTTGTCAGGTCGGATCCAGAGATAGACGGACACCTAAAAGACGAAGAATGGGAGATGGCCAGAAGGGTGTCTTTGATACGAAACCAATTAGAGGAATTGCCTGTGAGCCCGAGATGTGAGGGCATGTCAACACTATTTCTGCAACTTAACCCAACTTGA